From Ipomoea triloba cultivar NCNSP0323 chromosome 5, ASM357664v1, the proteins below share one genomic window:
- the LOC116019694 gene encoding protein FAR1-RELATED SEQUENCE 5-like → MGIMLKVGRSLMHAGVLTLSVEPLNYRDLYSPKCSIGLKFGDLRVEDLTFWKLEQEKIYCLYLNIRNSNIEYNSSDNEDVCIASVICIYHAAFPVAHYYLSLATIVIQCSRIADILFSSSFLQLVKEDGRSEEITQKFIGNAAFSGGDRRIGEKIAIAEDRDWRRSQISEAIAAGEDLDWSLFNSLLLLCGFDVFRSVYVVMVVSGLNMDSANGGCDEGYSTDIGVGGSACDIEISPGMTKYWRPNCAESLKPHVGQRFVSLDTAFGFYKQYAGSVGFDCRQSTTQKGRDGGVVLKQVVCSREGFKKSSSSTSSTTQSNVVKRRRLTNRVGCKAKVVFKVIPNGCYRLHFFEERHTHSMCSIIAKQFLKVNRNLDAGHQFFVASCVRANIGPTRSYRLFKEIVGEYSNVGATGVDFKNFKCDLMAYILNGDAQLFIDTLFKRRELCEAFGFEYDVDDGDQLSRVFLADAVSRKNFSLFGDVVSFDATYRTNRYNLVFVPFTGIDNHKRCITFGAGLLTKEDIDSYVWLLESFKKIMGHDPICVVTDQDPALKVVVAQVFGASKHRFCMWHIMCKVGEKVGPVLSKDEVFRRKLNGIVWDNSLDPNAFELRWNHIMEEYGLGDNGWFRYLFESRTFWAPPYFHDDFMAGLVRTTSRSESQNSSFGSFSNGHSSLVEFLVHYDTAIGAQRHAQAKLNADCEACFPVLKTPLTLERHAMAVYTISIFYDIQEEICSACFSCQVVSLTNIDGCVSYVIKNGDHRTWRVQYLVHRWTKGACLHPIFHIDGTLVDQSAKVENVRALTNLMWSDIYACVGLADGNIDRLSQLRRVINEQRQIFLQDGSENGNGAAVGSKQSVINSFCGDVSMGSTVDVHDPVQAKNKGSGKRLKSARERAASKCAKQSRRCHTCDEYGHNSRTCPLNT, encoded by the exons ATGGGGATTATGCTTAAAGTGGGCAGATCCCTTATGCACGCCGGCGTCTTAACTCTATCTGTTGAGCCACTGAATTATCGTGATTTATATTCTCCCAAATGCTCTATCGGGCTGAAGTTTGGGGACCTTAGAGTTGAGGATTTAACCTTTTGGAAATTGGAACAAGAAAAAAT CTATTGCCTATACTTAAACATTCGAAATTCAAATATAGAATACAACTCGTCAGACAATGAGGATGTTTGCATTGCATCTGTGATCTGTATATAT CATGCTGCATTTCCAGTTGCACACTACTACCTGTCTCTTGCAACAATTGTGATCCAG TGCTCGAGGATCGCCGATATCCTCTTCTCTAGCTCGTTTTTGCAGCTGGTAAAGGAAGATGGCCGTTCTGAAGAGATAACACAGAAGTTTATCGGAAACGCCGCCTTTTCCGGCG GAGATCGTCGTATCGGGGAGAAGATCGCGATTGCAGAAGATCGCGATTGGAGAAGATCGCAGATTTCGGAGGCTATCGCAGCTGGAGAAGATCTCGATTGGAGCCTG TTCAattctttgttattgttgtGTGGTTTTGATGTTTTTCGATCTGTTTATGTTGTAATGGTGGTTTCCG GTTTGAATATGGACTCTGCTAATGGTGGTTGTGATGAAGGTTATTCCACAGACATTGGTGTAGGAGGTAGTGCATGTGATATAGAAATATCTCCTGGCATGACTAAGTATTGGCGTCCAAACTGTGCTGAAAGTTTGAAGCCTCACGTTGGGCAACGGTTTGTTTCCTTGGATACtgcttttggtttttataaacaaTATGCTGGCTCCGTGGGTTTTGATTGTAGGCAGAGCACAACTCAGAAGGGTAGGGATGGCGGTGTTGTTTTGAAGCAGGTTGTATGTAGTCGTGAGGGGTTCAAGAAGAGTTCGTCTAGTACTTCTTCTACCACACAAAGCAATGTTGTGAAGCGACGTAGGTTGACAAATAGGGTTGGGTGTAAGGCTAAAGTGGTGTTTAAGGTCATTCCAAATGGTTGCTATCGTTTGCATTTTTTTGAGGAACGCCATACCCATTCTATGTGTTCAATTATTGCTAAGCAATTTTTAAAGGTTAATCGTAATCTTGATGCTGGGCATCAATTTTTTGTTGCAAGTTGTGTTCGAGCAAACATTGGTCCTACTAGGTCGTATAGGTTGTTTAAGGAGATTGTTGGTGAGTATTCTAATGTTGGGGCTACAGGTGTggactttaaaaacttcaaatgTGATTTGATGGCGTACATTTTAAATGGTGATGCTCAATTGTTCATAGATACATTGTTTAAAAGGCGTGAATTGTGTGAAGCATTTGGTTTTGAATACGATGTTGATGATGGTGATCAGCTTTCAAGGGTTTTCTTGGCGGACGCAGTATCCAGGaagaatttttctttgtttggtgaTGTTGTTTCGTTTGATGCTACATACCGTACCAACAg GTATAATTTGGTTTTTGTCCCATTTACTGgcattgataatcataagagaTGTATCACCTTTGGTGCTGGGTTGCTTACGAAGGAAGACATAGACTCATACGTTTGGCTTTTGGAGAGCTTTAAGAAAATAATGGGCCATGATCCTATTTGTGTTGTTACAGATCAAGATCCAGCTTTGAAGGTTGTTGTTGCTCAAGTGTTTGGTGCCTCAAAACATAGATTTTGTATGTGGCATATAATGTGTAAGGTGGGAGAGAAGGTTGGACCAGTTTTATCAAAAGATGAGGTGTTTAGGAGGAAGTTGAATGGCATTGTTTGGGATAATTCACTTGATCCCAACGCCTTTGAGTTGCGATGGAATCATATTATGGAGGAATATGGGTTGGGTGATAATGGTTGGTTTCGTTACTTGTTTGAGTCTCGTACATTTTGGGCACCTCCATACTTTCATGATGATTTTATGGCCGGTTTAGTTAGGACTACGTCTAGATCGGAGTCTCAAAATAGTTCTTTTGGCAGTTTCTCTAATGGACATTCTAGTTTGGTTGAGTTTCTGGTGCACTATGACACTGCTATTGGTGCACAGCGGCATGCCCAAGCAAAATTGAATGCTGATTGTGAAGCTTGCTTTCCAGTTTTGAAGACACCATTGACCTTGGAGCGGCATGCCATGGCTGTTTACACAATTTCTATATTTTATGACATTCAAGAAGAGATTTGTTCGGCTTGTTTTTCTTGTCAAGTGGTGTCTTTGACTAATATTGATGGTTGCGTGTCATATGTGATAAAAAATGGTGACCATAGGACATGGCGTGTGCA GTATTTGGTGCATCGGTGGACAAAGGGTGCATGTTTGCACCCAATATTTCATATTGATGGTACACTTGTTGATCAATCTGCTAAAGTGGAGAATGTTAGGGCGCTTACCAATCTTATGTGGTCTGATATTTATGCTTGTGTGGGGTTGGCTGATGGTAATATTGACCGTTTGTCACAGTTACGACGTGTTATTAATGAGCAAAGGCAAATATTTCTACAGGATGGGAGTGAGAATGGGAATGGGGCTGCTGTTGGTAGCAAGCAAAGTGTGATTAATTCGTTTTGTGGAGATGTGTCTATGGGTTCGACAGTGGATGTGCATGACCCTGTCCAAGCTAAGAACAAGGGTAGTGGTAAGCGATTGAAGAGCGCAAGGGAAAGAGCTGCAAGCAAGTGTGCAAAGCAATCAAGGAGATGCCACACTTGTGATGAATATGGCCATAATAGTAGGACATGCCCTTTAAATACTTGA
- the LOC116021068 gene encoding uncharacterized protein LOC116021068 — protein MFETARQLLGFKAQEDQHLTFSQQEDAFWGNPEFLNAVDEIVRAVQKRTYLNDVPSFSLGLTQEEQTQRWDDVNVVAREYNECEQSKEGEENQVADDGALGNETAEGRKGSEDRANEGEGAQAREAATTAQADEVTPDQIQQGSASNPLEIPPKDQRKRPVVEYSPVRPRQRLSIIDVNAQINATEDAIRKWVLENPNPDPAQELFRFESRVIHWSDMLLLKPNTELPTSIIDAWAAILNHNEEDRLSARLFASTWTTLYTVVNPLGDDGERYKKFNESYIVDKTFAAETRWHNIQHFLFPIIASQHYYLIHFDPLCERFDAIDNTSSVSKTEDKYGDVPKRLQKFLFMFLTGLKSTYKANKIQKLKLKRMKMGWRDNKNQIDCGVFLMRHMETFRGQLPEHWDCGLETENKDQLNALRVKYLTALVMSDLNEHKARNIQAAAEFGLEC, from the exons ATGTTTGAAACTGCACGACAACTGCTGGGTTTCAAAGCTCAAGAAGACCAACATCTAACTTTCTCACAGCAAGAAGACGCATTTTGGGGTAACCCAGAATTCCTCAATGCAGTTGACGAGATCGTGCGTGCAGTGCAAAAAAGGACTTATCTGAATGACGTCCCTTCATTTAGCCTTGGATTGACACAAGAGGAGCAAACTCAACGCTGGGATGATGTCAATGTTGTGGCAAGAGAGTACAATGAATGTGAACAGAGCAAGGAAGGAGAGGAAAATCAAGTAGCTGATGATGGAGCTCTTGGAAATGAGACAGCTGAAGGAAGAAAGGGAAGTGAAGACAGAGCTAATGAAGGTGAAGGAGCTCAGGCAAGAGAAGCTGCCACTACAGCCCAAGCTGATGAG GTCACACCAGATCAAATCCAACAAGGCAGTGCATCAAATCCCCTAGAAATACCCCCAAAAGACCAGAGGAAAAGGCCAGTAGTGGAATACTCCCCAGTTCGGCCGCGGCAGCGCCTCTCAATAATAGATGTAAATGCACAAATCAATGCAACTGAGGATGCAATAAGGAAGTGGGTGTTAGAAAATCCTAATCCTGATCC GGCCCAAGAATTATTCAGATTTGAATCAAGGGTTATCCACTGGTCTGATATGCTTTTATTAAAGCCGAACACCGAGCTCCCCACTAGTATCATTGATGCTTGGGCAGCTATTCTGAACCATAATGAGGAAGACCGGCTTTCAGCAAGGCTGTTTGCTTCAACTTGGACAACT CTCTACACAGTTGTGAATCCCCTAGGAGATGATGGTGAGAGGTATAAGAAATTCAATGAAAGCTACATCGTGGACAAGACCTTTGCAGCGGAGACAAGATGGCATAACATTCAACAC TTTCTGTTTCCAATAATAGCATCTCAGCACTACTACCTGATTCATTTTGACCCACTCTGTGAGAGATTTGATGCAATAGACAACACATCTTCGGTTTCCAAAACCGAAGACAAATATGGAGATGTGCCTAAAAGATTG CAAAAATTCTTATTCATGTTCCTGACTGGTTTGAAATCGACTTACAAAGCTAACAAAATTCAAAAGTTGAAATTGAAGAGGATGAAAATGGGTTGGAGGGATAACAAAAACCAGATTGATTGTGGTGTATTCCTCATGCGCCATATGGAAACATTCAGAGGCCAGTTACCAGAGCATTGGGACTGTGGGTTGGAGACAGAAAACAAGGACCAATTGAATGCTTTAAGAGTGAAGTACTTGACTGCACTCGTGATGTCAGATCTGAACGAGCACAAAGCACGGAACATACAAGCAGCAGCAGAATTTGGGCTGGAATGCTGA